Below is a window of Paraburkholderia kururiensis DNA.
GTTCTACGGCTGAACCGCCGGCCAACGCCCCATCCTCTCAAGAAGCGCATCACGCCTTGCGATACGCAAGGCTCGCCCGCGCGTGCCTCTCCGTCAGGTCAACGACATGGAACTGTCAAAAAGCCGTTCCGTGCGGGAGCCCACGCAACCCATGGAACACAACTGAATCATTTCGGTTCGCGCGAACCGCGCGCGGGCCACACGCATCCAGCGCGTGTTTGCCGGGCGCCCATGTTGCGAAGCAGGCTTTGATCAAAAACAAAAAAACGCTATTTATCAACAACTTGATTCAACTCGAATAAACCAGCGGATTAAGAGTTTCGCGCCGCGCCGCGTTGTGCAGATTTGAAACAAAAACGCACGCTTTGCCGCAGTCCGCCTCGCAGCCTCGTGCCCGGTGTGTCGCTGCGCCGCATCAAACCTATGGTCTGACGTGTCTGGCACGGTCCTCGCTAAATGTGGTGCGCAACACGGTGCATACGTCAGGCAACGAGGCGCTCATGACGTATGCACAGGAGGCCAAACGGGGCCGGCGCGATATGAACACGGAAGAGCCCGTCGATAGACGGCAGGCAACACGACACGTGGAAGTCGCGCCGGATGAAGAAGAAGCGAAGCTGCACGCTGCGCGGCTTCATACGAGGACCGATCATGTTGACCCTTCAATCCGACCTGCACGGTAACCATCTGCTAGGCGCACTGCCGTCACACGAATGGCAGGCACTGGCACCGCATCTCGAACTGGTTCATCTGCGCACCGAACAACTGCTGTGCGATTCCGGCCAGCGCATTCACCACGTGTATTTCCCCACCACGGCCATCATCTCGATGCTCTCGACGATGGAAGACGGCAGCTCCGTGGAGATTGCCGCGGTGGGACGCGAAGGCATGACGGGCGTGCCCGTGCTCACGGGCGGCGAAACGATGCCGAACCGCGTGCAGGTGCAATGCTCGGGCTTCGCCTATCGCATGAGCGCACAGGCGCTGCGCCAGCAGTTCGCGCGCTCGGATTTCCTGCGCCGCCTGATGCTGCTCTACATGCACGCGCTTCTCACGCAGGTCGCACAGACCGCCGCCTGCAATCGCCATCACTCGCTCAGCAAGCAGCTGTGCCGCTGGCTTCTGATCGAAGTGGACCGTGTGGCCTCCGACGAACTCACCGTCACGCAACAGCTCATCGCCGACATGCTCGGCGTGCGCCGCGAAGGCATTACCGAAGCGGCGGGCCGGCTGCATGACCAGGGGCTGATCCACCACAGCCGCGGCCACATCAAGGTGCTGGACCGCAAGGGCCTCGAAGCGCGCGCCTGCGAATGCTACGGGCTCGTGAAGCGCGAGTTCGACCGTCTGCTGCCGCGCCTGCACGAAGCCCGCCACGCAGAAACCGTCGGTTGATGCCGCGCGCGACGCCAACGCCCACGCCAACGCGAACGAGACCCCACGACAGGAACAGGACGAGGAACGCGCCATGATGTTCGCCAACGTCGCCCGGTGTCTCGATGCGCTTGCCGTCGTTGCAGGCGCGCTTCTCGCGTACCTGCTGCGCTACCCCGCGCCGATCTTGCTTACGGACACGCAGTACCTGCTCATCGCCTTCAACTGCACGCTCGCCATGCTGCTCTTTCCCGCCTTCGGCGTGTACGAGACGTGGCGCGGCAAGCCGCTCGTCGCGATGCTCATGCGCGTGGTGTGCGCGTGGCTCGTCGTGGTGGTGGCGGGCCTCATGCTGGTCTTCACGCTGCATCAGATGAACGCGGTGTCGCGACTGTGGTTCGGCTATTCCACGCTGGTCTCCGGTGCGCTCATCGTGGCGACCAAGCTCGTCGCGCATCTCGCGCTGCGCCGTGCGCGCAGCCGCGGCATCAACTGCCGCAGCGTGGCGATTGTGGGCGCGCCGGGTTTTGCGCGCTCGCTCGTGGCGCATCTGCAAGGCATGCCGCAAGGCGGCTTCCGGCCCCTGTGCGTGTTCGATGCCACCACGGCCGGCGCCGTGCCCGACCCGTACGCGCTGGAAGAGCGCGGCACGGAGCGCATCGGCACGCTGCCTGTGCTCACGGACCCCGACGCGTTCGTGGCCAGGGTGCGCCGCGAGCACATCGACGAAGTGTGGCTCGCGCTGCCGCTTTCCGAGGAGCACACGCTCTATCGCTTCATGCGCGCGTTCC
It encodes the following:
- a CDS encoding Crp/Fnr family transcriptional regulator, giving the protein MLTLQSDLHGNHLLGALPSHEWQALAPHLELVHLRTEQLLCDSGQRIHHVYFPTTAIISMLSTMEDGSSVEIAAVGREGMTGVPVLTGGETMPNRVQVQCSGFAYRMSAQALRQQFARSDFLRRLMLLYMHALLTQVAQTAACNRHHSLSKQLCRWLLIEVDRVASDELTVTQQLIADMLGVRREGITEAAGRLHDQGLIHHSRGHIKVLDRKGLEARACECYGLVKREFDRLLPRLHEARHAETVG